In Mastacembelus armatus chromosome 22, fMasArm1.2, whole genome shotgun sequence, a genomic segment contains:
- the znf770 gene encoding zinc finger protein 770, producing MKNHQCPVCRKSFPSPYKLRRHHATHTGEKPFVCKICGKAFTQSGHLKLHSQKVHLSRLRADPLHDVSLKKYQQPVSDKPAAGMNTRDSSRNTTMPSTGSSVVASQSACERETKSHRACHPFFKAGDRPKNKLHVNAGSVRQNSGSYHVDSGHQDQVVSANESTSVCSGYTCRICLKSFTSLRNLWIHSSVHHQPKQSEKGRASVQTSSTKPSSKVHPSKSKITLKQQCPKCFKAFCSLSKLQRHFLIHTGQKPYSCRICCKTFRQKVHLESHLSRSNKCAHSLVNARKTQNLCNASRTSARPTSHCAPVNSSVELELQCKVSVNAVQDLKKSVILSDAVITPEQSLNTSSQRICHKADEDKPQYLRHKDLKSFQCMICNRAFRLKVNLTRHCKIHRNQKELGSPNVVQISNNGKIPDSEAITHLPECSHEDPVRLNLTVKPETWSEDCTDSSDLLPQRLITSSCKQKRENHQTTSKQQKIGTLHQCHTCLKCFPSPSKLQRHIMTHTGQRPFGCNMCGKRFRQKTHLRVHCCTHLWSRYHKQRSLCIGRPPSRTGALNTRSAADVLKTLVHKKDFETHTCNEELSEVKPLDQTPSVASAQNNDMVHAENKLLPVALKKNQALLFRKLPKVNMTHTVKLLQNPGKLQHKCFKCLKCFPNASKLQRHEMVHTGLKPFNCATCGKAFRQASHLKSHERTHTKRKPSKPVKHQGNMRKLKMNGQQQFNPRITVHIPPQKNYTTHSVCDGAVKKRESGLLCSRSEISTTNVRSLKKNKSNICKIRKLHMCRICCKNFPSPYKLSRHLVIHSGIRPYKCSWCSKTFTQRGHLKTHEHKCREGSDNTRRVMISKQSSPLQDRCVNVSDYKVVNVDAESVPESHSTTVVHCSFSDYSEAIDTEWLAIPEVDLQEENSTSQKKQRESCNQTTGKCRSSFPSDLAFEINKLVHNQNMAAPALSHLYDDNAYNAEIPCRYKGITAISDSSSLLSDEFESSEVENQIQAELPDDYWCEPLTVFECDKCIDSFKSENELKQHICLADVQPEMTKSVQKNHCDICFKKFVSPSKLKRHYVVHTGQRPFRCDICGKTFTQATHVRTHRLTH from the coding sequence ATGAAAAACCATCAGTGTCCTGTTTGTCGGAAATCTTTCCCGTCGCCATATAAACTTCGGAGGCATCATGCCACCCACACGGGCGAGAAGCCCTTTGTTTGTAAAAtctgtggaaaagccttcacgCAATCTGGGCATTTAAAACTTCACTCGCAGAAAGTCCATCTTTCAAGGCTTCGAGCAGATCCTCTACATGatgtcagtttaaaaaaataccaACAACCAGTCTCTGATAAACCAGCTGCAGGGATGAACACACGTGACAGTAGTCGTAATACAACAATGCCATCTACTGGGTCTTCTGTTGTGGCATCTCAGTCAGCATGTGAAAGGGAAACTAAATCTCACAGAGCTTGTCACCCTTTTTTTAAGGCTGGAGATCGaccaaaaaataaattgcaCGTAAATGCTGGCTCAGTGAGACAGAACAGTGGTTCATATCATGTGGATTCAGGGCATCAGGATCAAGTTGTTTCTGCAAACGAGAGCACATCTGTGTGCAGTGGATATACCTGCAGGATCTGCTTGAAATCATTTACTTCATTGCGTAATCTTTGGATTCACTCATCAGTTCATCACCAACCAAAGCAATCTGAGAAAGGCAGAGCTTCAGTCCAGACTTCTTCTACAAAGCCCAGTTCTAAGGTGCATCCCAGCAAAAGCAAAATCACTTTGAAACAGCAGTGTCCTAAATGTTTCAAAGCCTTTTGTTCACTATCCAAATTACAACGACATTTTCTTATTCATACAGGGCAGAAACCCTATTCATGTAGAATCTGCTGTAAAACCTTTAGGCAGAAAGTACACTTGGAGTCCCATTTAAGTAGATCAAATAAATGCGCACATTCTCTGGTCAACGCAAGGAAAACACAGAACCTTTGTAATGCAAGTCGGACCTCAGCTCGACCCACCAGTCATTGTGCGCCTGTGAATTCATCCGTGGAACTGGAGCTACAATGTAAAGTCAGTGTAAATGCTGTGCAAGACCTGAAAAAGAGTGTAATACTCTCGGATGCAGTCATAACACCAGAACAATCACTAAATACAAGCAGTCAGAGAATTTGTCATAAGGCAGATGAAGATAAGCCACAATACCTGAGACATAAAGATTTAAAATCATTCCAGTGTATGATCTGTAACAGAGCATTCCGACTGAAAGTAAATTTAACACGTCATTGTAAAATTCACAGGAACCAGAAAGAGTTGGGAAGTCCTAATGTGGTGCAAATCAGCAATAATGGGAAAATACCAGATTCTGAAGCAATAACACATTTACCTGAATGTAGTCATGAAGACCCCGTCAGGTTGAACCTCACTGTTAAACCAGAAACATGGAGTGAGGATTGCACTGATTCCAGTGACTTGCTTCCTCAGAGGTTAATTACATCATCATGTAAACAAAAGAGGGAAAACCACCAAACTACCAGCAAGCAGCAGAAAATTGGGACTTTACATCAGTGCcatacatgtttaaaatgttttccttcGCCGTCAAAACTTCAAAGGCACATTATGACTCATACTGGACAAAGACCCTTTGGCTGCAACATGTGTGGAAAGAGATTTCGGCAGAAAACTCACTTGAGGGTTCATTGTTGCACTCACCTGTGGTCCAGGTATCATAAACAACGATCACTGTGTATCGGTCGTCCGCCTTCGCGCACGGGTGCGCTCAACACAAGGTCTGCAGCAGACGTCCTGAAAACGTTAGTGCATAAAAAGGATTTTGAGACCCACACTTGCAATGAAGAGCTCTCTGAAGTGAAACCCCTGGATCAAACCCCATCTGTAGCAAGTGCTCAGAATAATGACATGGtacatgcagaaaacaaactttTGCCGGTTGCCTTAAAGAAAAATCAGGCTTTGCTCTTCCGAAAGCTTCCTAAAGTGaacatgacacacacagttaaatTATTGCAAAATCCTGGCAAATTACAACACAAGTGCTTCAAGTGTTTAAAGTGTTTTCCGAATGCCTCTAAATTACAAAGGCATGAGATGGTACACACAGGCTTGAAACCATTTAATTGTGCTACATGTGGGAAAGCTTTTAGGCAAGCCTCACATCTAAAATCCCATGAAAGGACTCACACTAAGAGGAAACCATCCAAACCAGTCAAGCACCAGGGGAAcatgagaaaactgaaaatgaatggtCAACAGCAGTTTAACCCAAGGATCACTGTTCATATCCCACCACAGAAAAACTACACTACACATTCAGTTTGTGATGGTGctgtaaaaaaaagagaaagtgggCTACTCTGTAGCAGGAGTGAGATATCCACCACAAATGTAAGGAGtcttaagaaaaacaaaagtaatatTTGTAAAATACGAAAACTTCACATGTGCCGAATATGCTGTAAGAACTTTCCGTCTCCATACAAGCTCTCGAGGCACTTGGTCATTCACTCTGGGATAAGGCCGTATAAATGTAGTTGGTGCAGCAAAACCTTCACACAGCGTGGCCATCTAAAGACTCATGAGCACAAATGCAGAGAGGGCTCAGACAATACTCGAAGGGTAATGATAAGTAAGCAAAGCAGCCCTCTTCAGGATAGATGTGTTAATGTTTCTGACTATAAAGTAGTGAATGTGGATGCAGAAAGCGTTCCAGAGTCCCATTCTACCACTGTGGTTCATTGCTCGTTTAGTGATTATTCAGAGGCAATAGACACTGAATGGCTGGCAATACCAGAAGTAGACTTACAAGAGGAAAATAGTACATCacagaaaaagcagagagaaagttGTAATCAAACTACAGGCAAGTGCAGATCGTCATTTCCCTCTGATCTTGCCTTTGAAATAAACAAGCTTGTCCATAATCAAAACATGGCAGCTCCAGCTTTGTCACATTTGTATGATGATAATGCATACAATGCAGAAATACCATGTCGGTACAAAGGCATCACAGCTATTTCTGATAGCAGTAGCCTGCTCAGTGATGAATTTGAGAGTTCTGAGGTTGAGAATCAAATCCAGGCAGAATTACCGGATGATTATTGGTGTGAACCACTAACTGTGTTTGAGTGTGACAAGTGCATTGACAGTTTTAAGAGTGAAAATGAGCTTAAGCAACATATTTGTTTAGCTGATGTTCAGCCTGAAATGACAAAGTCAGTCCAGAAAAATCACTGTGACATTTGCTTCAAAAAATTTGTTTCTCCCTCTAAACTTAAGAGACATTATGTTGTCCACACAGGTCAGAGACCGTTTCGGTGTGATATTTGTGGCAAAACCTTCACACAGGCCACGCATGTCagaacacacagactgactcaCTGA